TGTTGTGTTGAATTGAAAGCTATTTGTACTGTAATTAAAAGTTATTGCTAAGTACAAGGGAGACCACGCTTATAGCCTGACTGGTCAATCAAACACACTGACCTCTGTTAAAGATGTAAAGATCAGACATTGGGAATTGTACCAGACAAACACAGCTGCTCTGGCTTATTTATTGTTTCCTTATTATTATTCCTCAGGTTAACAGGGTAGACTgcttcagcacagcacagctgataCACACACCTTCACTGTGGGCTTCTCTGCGGACTCACGGGGCTGTACAGTGAATGGAATATTTgtatcttggatttttttttttttttttttttttaataaatacaaacctATATGTGTTTATGTCAGCATCTTTCGATTAAAGATTGTTTAAAATCAATGAACCAATGAAACCCTCTTACAAATGCTGTTTCTAGTTCTCTCTTAAACAAAGCTGACACTTCAAATACGTACTGCAAACTTTGTTTGTATAATGTAATGAACTAATCGGTTTACATAATGtatgaaaacaaaatattaaactgtAATAATTGTACTATTGTTATTGGAATTCAAAGCTCTCTATAACGCACCTTGCTGTCACCCTCTACTGTGCAATGGAGCGAGCGGCTCATCAGCTGAATCGCCGTctttacagtaaatatttcacCGCCTGCGTTTACAACGGTGGTTTGTCCCTCTTCGGCGTCCGTGCCATGAGTTTCACAGCGTAGTACCAGTGGAAATATTGTAAATTGCATGCACTTTATAGAGGGACGTTTAGTATTTCATATACAGAAAACTACACACGCCACAATTAGAATTCACTGACACTGTGATAACCTTGAGGGAGCGCGTTTCATTACCTCACTGGACTGCTGGTAAGACTTTTGTTCTTCCTATGTATATTCTGGTGATTCAATTCCAGATTGAAAGTGATCAATGTGTATGTTGCCACGGTATAGTTCTGTCCTAGTTGCGATACTGCCCGTGTTGCTTATCCGACTATCCTACACAATCAGCACAGACAGTATCTTGCTCACGATGAATCTCTTAAAGAAACGTACACGTTTTGACCTTGGCATTCTATTGCAAACTGTATGTGTCATATTAAAACTATTTACGCTGTATAGTTACCGGTATGCAGCTGTAAGTTATGTTTATATGGAAAATACATTGCATATTGATTAACCTTGGCATGCTGCAGTCAGTTTGCATTACAATACTAATCTGGTTAAACAAAAGGGAAGCTGCGTGCATAGCTGAGAAGAATCAgtactctcctctcctctgacATCATATTTTATTACGTCACATATGGGCACTTTTATAAATCCAGTAGCAAAATGTTGTAATttctaaagattaaaaaaaagctttaggtCAGCTATAATTACATTTCACAGAACATGTACTGTATGGGAGCAGCTTGACTAATTTATGAACCAGGAAACTATAAAACCGCCCCAAGCAGAACCTGTTTAGGAGGAGCTGTGCTGCAGGGTCTCAGGGAATGTATCTTTTCAGTACTCCCAGCAATAGAGCTTGCTCTCAACAGCAATAAGAACTTGGGGTTTTGTATTGTGCATATTAATTGACTCAAAACTTGAATATTACCATTCAGTTGTTGAGCATAATTAAgatgatgtattatttattattattattattatttatttcttagcagacacccttatccagggcgacttacaattgttacaagatatcacattattctttacatacaattacccatttatacagttgggtttttactggagcaacctaggtaaagtaccttgctcaagggtacagcagcagtgtcccctaccagggattgaacccacgacccaccggtcaagagtccagagccctaaccactactccacactgctgccctatttcaGATAAAGGATACCagatttgtattaaaaataaatggcatGGTATAAGATATCAGAAAAATATCTGTaaccagtaatatatatatatatatatatatatatatatatatatatatatatatatatatatatatatatatatatattactatggATAAATGCTTAACCCAGTTAAAcagttctttgtttctttttcacaGTTTGAATGCATCTGCACCCATGATGGAAATGCTTCTCAGGCAATGCTCCAAAGAGTTTCTTCACTTCGCAGCCTGCCTCCAGCCCTGCAGACTCCAGCACTGCGGTCAGGGACACGGCCGGCCCGGGCGGTTCCTGGTGTCTCGCCTGTTCCAGCCAGCGAACCTGTGGGAGGACAGGGAGCTGGGAGTGGAGGGCCGGCAGGGGGAACTGACCTGCAGGAGCCAGCGGCTGATGCTGCGAGCGGGGCTCATCCACCCAGCCAGCCCAGGCTGCTACTACTACCTGCCCCACACGCTGAGAGCCGTGGAGAAGCTGGTGCGAGTGATCGACCAGGAGATGCGAGCCATCGGAGGGCAGAAGCTCAACATGCCCAGCCTGTGCGCCGCTGACCTGTGGAAGAGGAGCGAGCGCTGGGACCTGATGGGCAAGGAGCTGTTCCGCCTCCGGGACCGGCACAACGGGGAGTACTGCCTGGGGCCCACCCACGAGGAAGCCGTGACCGAGCTCATAGCCTCCCTGGGCAGCCTCTCCTACAGGCAGCTCCCCCTCATGCTCTACCAGATCACCAGGAAGTTCCGGGACGAGCCCAAGCCTCGCTTCGGGCTGCTGCGCGGCCGGGAGTTCTACATGAAAGACATGTACACCTTCGATGTGTCGGAGGAGGCAGCCAGGCAGACCTACGATACCGTCTGCCAGGCCTACTGCCACCTGTTTGAGCGGCTAGGGCTGAGCTTCGTCAAGGTGCGGGCAGACACAGGCAGCATTGGGGGCAAGCTGTCCCATGAGTTCCAGCTGCCAGCTGACATCGGGGAAGACCGGCTCTTGATATGTGCGAACTGCAGCTTCTCAGCCAACGTAGAGACCGTGCAAGCAGGTGAAGCGGACTGCCCGGAGTGCCGCGGGAAGCTGACTGAGACCAAAGGCATCGAGGTAGGGCACACCTTCTACCTGGGGACCAAGTACTCGTCCATTTTCAGTGCCTCGTACAACACGCCGCAGAACAAGCCTGCTGTAACGGAGATGGGCTGCTTCGGGCTCGGGGTCACCCGGATCCTGGCGGCCTCCATCGAGGTGCTGTCCACTGAGGATAGCATCCGCTGGCCAGGACTCCTCGCCCCCTACCAGGTCTGCATTCTGCCTCCCAAGAAGGGGAGCAAAGAGGAGGAGGCGGCAGGGCTGGTGGAGGCTCTGTACGATGGGCTGGGGGAGGCTGTGCCTGCTCTGAGGGGAGAGGTGCTGCTGGATGACAGGACTCAGCTCACCATCGGGAAGAGGCTGAAGGATGCCAGCAGGCTGGGGTACCCCTATGTCATAGTGGCTGGTAGGAGAATCTTGGAAGACCAGCCTCACTTTGAAGTCTGCTGTCAGAATACAGGGGAGACGGTGTTCCTCACCAGAGAGGGCGTTTTTGACTTCCTGAGAAATGTACAGACTGTGTGATTGAGGTGTGCTCCAGTGTAATCATGTGTGTGGCACTGGTTTCTAAAAAATTACTCCTGCTGCTGCTAATAAAGagatttttatatattgtatcgTGTGTCTTATTGGTATTTGCTGTACATCCTTGATGTAATCATTGAAGCCACTAGTGGAAGTACATGTTAGTTGCCTTGGAAACAGCTGTCTTATAAATGCAGTTTCATGTGTGTATGTTTCAGACCTCTCCAAGTAGCAGTGTTAATGCAAGCTGGCAGAGAAGAACCTGAACTAACTCTGATTACAATCACAGCCCGTCGCTAACTTCAAACACACATTTCTCTCTGTTTCAAAAAAGTGTGAGTTATCAAGTACTTGCACCGACGGCTTCTCAAAGAAAAGTGTGTGCTTAACACATACTGG
The Acipenser ruthenus chromosome 10, fAciRut3.2 maternal haplotype, whole genome shotgun sequence DNA segment above includes these coding regions:
- the LOC117406455 gene encoding probable proline--tRNA ligase, mitochondrial codes for the protein MMEMLLRQCSKEFLHFAACLQPCRLQHCGQGHGRPGRFLVSRLFQPANLWEDRELGVEGRQGELTCRSQRLMLRAGLIHPASPGCYYYLPHTLRAVEKLVRVIDQEMRAIGGQKLNMPSLCAADLWKRSERWDLMGKELFRLRDRHNGEYCLGPTHEEAVTELIASLGSLSYRQLPLMLYQITRKFRDEPKPRFGLLRGREFYMKDMYTFDVSEEAARQTYDTVCQAYCHLFERLGLSFVKVRADTGSIGGKLSHEFQLPADIGEDRLLICANCSFSANVETVQAGEADCPECRGKLTETKGIEVGHTFYLGTKYSSIFSASYNTPQNKPAVTEMGCFGLGVTRILAASIEVLSTEDSIRWPGLLAPYQVCILPPKKGSKEEEAAGLVEALYDGLGEAVPALRGEVLLDDRTQLTIGKRLKDASRLGYPYVIVAGRRILEDQPHFEVCCQNTGETVFLTREGVFDFLRNVQTV